Proteins encoded by one window of Arachis ipaensis cultivar K30076 chromosome B04, Araip1.1, whole genome shotgun sequence:
- the LOC107637014 gene encoding uncharacterized protein LOC107637014 translates to MPMTSFYQDPILKLLHLVILISHVREGRRKAGAVDAEPPCKERERVAPHHRRPGARRSCPIASPPAASSSLQLRCHQRPEPREVRPRGGTSAREETWKKDCCRSASPSSNYYSRHALSLLPLSFNHCHLCWGSSSLLNEEGEFKSASEGRKKESRWRSRSPSSRLLLPSTELVVREASPTSLLMNRLRPCCDLAQPLTPFILVSKLAQFFPVLTPFMKLNKYLIM, encoded by the exons ATGCCAATGACATCGTTTTATCAAGATCCTATCTTGAAACTTTTACACCTCGTTATACTCATTTCTCATGTTCG agaagggaggaggaagGCGGGAGCTGTCGACGCCGAGCCACCAtgcaaggagagagagagagtcgcACCTCATCACCGCCGGCCTGGAGCACGCCGTTCGTGTCCCATCGCGTCGCCGCCAGCCGCGTCCAGCTCGCTGCAGTTGCGTTGCCATCAGAGGCCAGAACCGAGAGAGGTGCGTCCGAGAGGGGGGACGAGTGCGAGAGAGGAGACGTGGAAGAAGGACTGCTGCCGTTCTGCCTCGCCGTCGTCGAACTACTACAGCCGCCATGCCTTGTCTCTGTTGCCGCTAAGCTTCAACCACTGCCATCTCTGTTGGGGGTCATCGTCATTGCTGAATGAAGAGGGAGAGTTTAAGTCGGCCAGCGAAGGGAGGAAGAAAGAGTCACGATGGAGGAGCCGTTCACCATCGTCACGTCTGCTGTTGCCATCAACGGAGCTCGTCGTCAGGGAAGCATCACCGACGTCACTGCTAATGAACCGTCTCCGTCCCTGTTGTGATCTTGCTCAGCCCCTCACCCCCTTCATTCTTGTCTCTAAATTAGCACAATTTTTCCCTGTTCTGACTCCATTTATGAAACT gaataaatatttgattatgtga